A stretch of Gemmobacter fulvus DNA encodes these proteins:
- a CDS encoding ABC transporter permease, whose product MTISPPASSKLGARLRGLGSVLLSLAVTLFGLLLVTFIIGRVVPIDPVLAIVGDRATEAQIEATRVALGLDQPMWQQFFIYAGNALQGDLGQSIRTGEPVIEAVARAFPATLELATLATIMGVLAGVPAGVLAATRPGSLADHLVRLVGLMGYSMPVFWLGLIGLLLFYGVLDWVGGPGRLDAAYDMMYDFEVTPVTGMILIDTALAGRWDMFTNAISHIILPAGLLGYVSMAYISRMTRSFMMNELSQEYITTARVKGMPEWRVIWVHAMKNVAVPLITVVALSYAYLLEGSVLTETIFAWPGLGSYITDALLVNDMPAVLGGTVVVGVAFVLLNLFSDLLYKLVDPRAR is encoded by the coding sequence ATGACCATATCCCCCCCCGCCTCTTCAAAACTCGGAGCCCGGCTACGTGGCCTCGGCTCTGTCCTGCTTTCTTTGGCCGTCACCCTGTTCGGCCTGCTGCTCGTGACCTTCATCATTGGCCGGGTCGTGCCGATCGACCCGGTTCTGGCCATCGTCGGGGATCGCGCGACCGAGGCGCAGATCGAGGCGACGCGCGTGGCGCTGGGGCTGGACCAGCCGATGTGGCAGCAATTCTTCATCTATGCAGGCAATGCACTGCAAGGTGATCTCGGCCAGTCGATCCGCACCGGCGAGCCGGTGATCGAGGCGGTGGCGCGTGCCTTTCCCGCCACGCTGGAACTGGCGACGCTGGCCACCATCATGGGCGTTCTGGCCGGGGTGCCCGCCGGGGTTCTGGCCGCCACGCGGCCCGGCAGCCTTGCCGACCATCTGGTGCGGCTGGTCGGGTTGATGGGCTATTCCATGCCGGTGTTCTGGCTGGGGCTGATCGGGCTTTTGCTGTTTTACGGCGTGCTGGATTGGGTGGGCGGGCCGGGCAGGCTCGATGCCGCCTATGACATGATGTATGATTTCGAGGTGACGCCTGTCACCGGCATGATCCTGATCGACACGGCACTGGCCGGGCGTTGGGACATGTTCACCAATGCCATCAGCCATATCATCCTGCCCGCCGGTCTGCTGGGCTATGTGTCGATGGCCTATATCAGCCGGATGACCCGCAGCTTCATGATGAACGAACTGAGCCAGGAATATATCACCACCGCCCGCGTGAAGGGGATGCCGGAATGGCGGGTGATCTGGGTTCATGCGATGAAGAACGTGGCGGTGCCGCTGATCACCGTGGTCGCGCTCAGCTATGCCTATCTGCTGGAAGGATCGGTGCTGACCGAGACGATTTTTGCCTGGCCCGGCCTTGGCAGCTACATCACCGATGCGCTGCTGGTGAATGACATGCCTGCCGTGCTGGGGGGCACGGTGGTGGTGGGCGTGGCCTTCGTGCTGCTCAATCTGTTTTCGGACCTGCTGTACAAGCTGGTCGATCCGCGCGCGCGGTAA